The sequence TATCGGTGGCGGCAAGGGCATCCATCTCAGTGGCCGTTTTGATTGGCGCCTCGCAGGGGACCCCATCCGTGTTGACAGCGCCTTTGACCTCTATCTGCAGCGGGGCGAGCGAGGCCAGAGTTGGCGCTTGGCTCGCCCCAGCGGCAGCGAAGACGGAGCAACCCAGGACTGGTTGACCTACCCCCTGCCCTTGAAGGGAGAACAGACCTAAGCGGACTTGCGTCGCTCGGGCTTCAGGCTCAAGAGCGTCGCGGTCAGCACCAGGATCGCTGCTGTGGTGGTGTCAGGGTCCAAGGGCTCCTGGAACAGGAGCCAGCCCCAAAGGGCCGCCAGCGGGACCTGTCCATAGCTCATGGCCGTCGCCCGTGCGGCCGGCATCCCAAGAAGTCCCTTCGTGATTCCGATCTGTCCCAGCTGCGTGAACAGACCCACACCAACCAGGGCTAAGAGTTCCCAGCTGCTTGGCCAAACCGGCTGCAGCAGGACCATGGGAGCGGTGAGCACCAATCCCACCAAGGGGAAATAAAAGACGATCACCAGCGGGTGCTCGGTGCGGCCGAGGGCGCGGACACTGACATAGGCGCAGGCGGATAGCAGCGCCCCCGCTAGTGCCAGCAAAACTCCCCCCAAGGGCAATGGCGAGGCCTGGACCCCGAGCCATGTGCTGCCGAATGGGCCAAGCATGCCCGTGAGCTCCATTGGGTTGCTGAGGATCACCACAGCCATCCAGCCCAGAAGAGCAGCGATCCAGACCTTGGCTCCCAGCCGTTCCTTCAAGAACAGCCAGGCCAGCAGTGCCGTGAAGGTGGGCTGCAGGTACTGAAGGACCGTGGCCGGTGCCAAGGGCAGTGTTGCCAGAGCCGCGAAGACGCAAAAGAGGGCTCCTGTGCCAATGGCTCCCCGCAGGATCAGCAGTCCTTTGCGCTGTCCCCAGGGATCCAGCCCCGCCTGCCGCAGCATCACCACACTGAGCAACAGGCTGATGGCGGAGCGGGCCATGACGACCTCGGCCACAGGAATCCGTCCGCCCAGTGCTTTGACGCAAACGCCCATCAGGCTGAAGCTCAGCGTGCTGGACAGCATCCACAGGCTGGCCCTGCCATCCTGGAGCGTCACTTGCGCCCGGAGCGTGTCAGTCCCTCGCCTCCATCCCCGCACGATCGAGGCCGTTAAAGAGCGCGCTGACATCGTCGATGTGGTGGGTGAGCACGTCGTGCTCAAAAAGAAGGGCAGGGAATTCGTCGGGGTTTGCCCCTTCCACGACGACAAATCACCGTCGATGACGGTGTCACCGGCCAAGCAGTTCTACTACTGCTTCTCCTGCGGTGCTGGTGGCAACTCGATCAAGTTTTTGATGGAGTTGCAGCGCCAGAGCTTCAGTGACGTGGTCCTGGAGTTGGCGCGTAAGTACCAGCTTCCCGTCGAAACCCTCGAGGGCCCCCAGCAGGAGCGCCTTCGTCAGCAGCTCTCTCGCCGCGATCAGCTCCACAAGGCCCTCTCTTTGGCTGCTGGTTGGTTTCGCTCGCAACTGCGTGCTCCTGAGGGAGCCGCTGCGCTGGATTATTTGAAGACCAGTCGTGGTCTCAATGAGGCCACCCTCGAGAGTTTTGGCCTGGGCTATGCCCCAGAGCGTTGGGATGGTCTCTTAAGCCATCTCCAGCAGGTGGAGGGACTGAGTCCGGAGCTCTTGGAGGCTGCAGGCCTTGTGGTGCCACGCCGCGGGGGGGATGGCTTTTACGACCGCTTTCGCCATCGGGTGATGGTCCCGATTGCGGATCGCCAGGGCCGAATCATTGGCTTTGGTGGCCGCAGCCTCGATGGTGGTGAGCCCAAGTACCTCAACTCTCCGGAGACCGAGGTCTTCGAGAAAGGCAAACATTTGTTTGGCCTCGACAAGTCGGTCAATGCGATTCGCAAGGCGGATCGCGCCGTTGTGGTCGAGGGCTACTTCGACGTGATTGCCCTCCATGCCGCTGGGATCACCAATGCGGTGGCGGCCCTTGGCACGGCCCTGAGCAATCAGCAGATCACCCAGCTCTGCCGTTGCTGTGATGGCAAGCGGCTGATCCTGAATTTTGACGCCGATGGTGCTGGGGTCCGTGCCGCCCAGCGCGCCATCGGCGAAGTCGAGCAACTGGCTCTCCAGGGCCAGTTGGAGCTGCGGGTTCTGCACCTGCCCAGCGGCAAGGACCCCGACGAATTCCTGAAGGTGCACGGAGCAGCGGATTACCGTTCTCTGCTCGATCAATCTCCCCTTTGGCTCGATTGGCAGATCGACCAGGTTCTGCACGGCTGCGATCTCAGCAAGGCCGATCAGTTTCAAAAGGCGGTAACCGACCTGGTAGCCCTGCTGGGCAAGCTGCCTGCCAGCGCCGTTCGATCCCGCTACCTGCAGCAGGTGGCCGAGCGTCTCAGTGGCGGACAGGCCCGGCTCGCGCTGCAGTTGGAGGACGATCTGCGTCAGCAGGTCAAAGGTCAGCGCTGGCATGGCCGCTCCCGCCGTTGGGAGCAGCCCGGTGAGGCGGGTCTGCGGGAGCGGGCCGAAGCGGAGGTCCTGCGGCTCTATCTCCATTGCCCGACCTATCGCGGTCCGATTCGCGCCGAGTTGCGGCGCCGTGAGCTTGATGATTTCGCCATTGCCCATCACCGCCAGCTCT is a genomic window of Synechococcus sp. A10-1-5-1 containing:
- the dnaG gene encoding DNA primase; its protein translation is MSVPRLHPRTIEAVKERADIVDVVGEHVVLKKKGREFVGVCPFHDDKSPSMTVSPAKQFYYCFSCGAGGNSIKFLMELQRQSFSDVVLELARKYQLPVETLEGPQQERLRQQLSRRDQLHKALSLAAGWFRSQLRAPEGAAALDYLKTSRGLNEATLESFGLGYAPERWDGLLSHLQQVEGLSPELLEAAGLVVPRRGGDGFYDRFRHRVMVPIADRQGRIIGFGGRSLDGGEPKYLNSPETEVFEKGKHLFGLDKSVNAIRKADRAVVVEGYFDVIALHAAGITNAVAALGTALSNQQITQLCRCCDGKRLILNFDADGAGVRAAQRAIGEVEQLALQGQLELRVLHLPSGKDPDEFLKVHGAADYRSLLDQSPLWLDWQIDQVLHGCDLSKADQFQKAVTDLVALLGKLPASAVRSRYLQQVAERLSGGQARLALQLEDDLRQQVKGQRWHGRSRRWEQPGEAGLRERAEAEVLRLYLHCPTYRGPIRAELRRRELDDFAIAHHRQLWAVISSLEEDNLGVGRLEAINRGSDPGMELTDLDLPRLLSDQLLLADDPDSGLSTELLARLTPLLEPSDVQRLSLSNPPLQLRGATAALERQRSMKRARHLLDAWSSQRLETLERCIARLLDDSQAPPAEAEAESSDMETRIEAMFAELNSDALRFQDLYYNERKHIDHLDSQRRASFEDVVAESQDAQPA
- a CDS encoding DMT family transporter; amino-acid sequence: MLSSTLSFSLMGVCVKALGGRIPVAEVVMARSAISLLLSVVMLRQAGLDPWGQRKGLLILRGAIGTGALFCVFAALATLPLAPATVLQYLQPTFTALLAWLFLKERLGAKVWIAALLGWMAVVILSNPMELTGMLGPFGSTWLGVQASPLPLGGVLLALAGALLSACAYVSVRALGRTEHPLVIVFYFPLVGLVLTAPMVLLQPVWPSSWELLALVGVGLFTQLGQIGITKGLLGMPAARATAMSYGQVPLAALWGWLLFQEPLDPDTTTAAILVLTATLLSLKPERRKSA